One part of the Arvicanthis niloticus isolate mArvNil1 chromosome 15, mArvNil1.pat.X, whole genome shotgun sequence genome encodes these proteins:
- the LOC117721048 gene encoding prolactin-inducible protein homolog, with amino-acid sequence MASLQMFYHPRALVHLLILCLFLETAYGQDNWKKPLSLDMIISPMEKPNKFTATLRVRNNVGQCVAVKVSTEINPNIKYISSHAIYTSCLCSVNNYFWDIQVSTNTALQGKAEVVPARGICPDDENVFPETSYVGTATQKVVVS; translated from the exons ATGGCTTCTCTTCAAATGTTCTATCATCCCAGAGCTCTTGTGCATCTCTTGATTTTGTGCTTATTTTTGGAGACTGCTTATGGTCAAGACAATTG GAAGAAACCACTTTCACTAGATATGATAATTTCTCCAATGGAAAAGCCAAACAAGTTTACAGCAACCCTCCGGGTTAGAAATAATGTAGGCCAATGTGTGGCG GTGAAAGTTAGTACTGAGATCAATCCAAACATCAAGTACATTTCTTCTCACGCTATTTACACTTCCTGCCTTTGCAGTGTAAACAACTACTTCTGGGATATTCAAGTCTCTA CCAATACTGCCTTACAAGGGAAGGCAGAAGTTGTTCCAGCTAGGGGTATATGTCCTGATGATGAAAACGTATTTCCAGAAACTTCCTACGTAGGGACTGCTACACAAAAAGTCGTTGTGTCATGA